Proteins encoded by one window of Salvia splendens isolate huo1 chromosome 14, SspV2, whole genome shotgun sequence:
- the LOC121765696 gene encoding uncharacterized protein LOC121765696, which translates to MRCRKHPADQSCCVGVCASCLRERLIAVISAQEQALKHALHDSCKFDSQLPQPPLFHHSVSPYISRRKSHTGAAATCRPHGGHQLFFSTPQLMPRRSIAVEIEKNSRSRFSSLFWGIFRSKPGRKSDSGADLVSDPTVLIDSCSASPVWLPSIIRGRRKKKGSTFSIDETAFGTGLNRRRGMSPARSADHGDKQCHGGKSGYSSDSQGWRQTPTPARRSGGRAASHGKSLSSLTLCLSPLVRPSPNRHWNQKVEPPETAVSADPRTTPKAHLSTAASFCRNRSRKLADFGRYQYDQTC; encoded by the coding sequence ATGAGGTGCAGGAAACATCCGGCCGATCAAAGCTGCTGCGTCGGCGTCTGCGCCTCCTGCCTCCGCGAGCGCCTCATCGCCGTCATCTCCGCGCAAGAGCAGGCGCTCAAACATGCGCTACATGATAGCTGCAAGTTCGATTCGCAGCTGCCGCAGCCTCCGTTGTTTCATCACTCCGTTTCACCCTACATTTCGAGGCGGAAATCGCACACCGGCGCCGCCGCGACGTGTCGCCCCCACGGCGGGCATCAGCTCTTCTTCAGCACTCCCCAATTGATGCCTCGCCGCTCAATTGCGGTCGAGATTGAGAAAAATTCGAGGAGTAGGTTTTCTTCTCTGTTTTGGGGAATTTTCAGATCGAAGCCGGGGAGGAAATCGGATTCGGGCGCCGATCTGGTTTCCGATCCTACTGTTTTGATCGATTCCTGCTCCGCTTCTCCGGTGTGGCTCCCTAGCATCATCCGCGGCCGCCGGAAGAAGAAGGGCTCCACGTTCTCAATCGACGAAACCGCGTTCGGAACCGGACTGAATCGCCGGAGGGGGATGTCGCCGGCGAGGAGCGCCGATCACGGCGACAAGCAATGTCACGGAGGAAAGAGCGGTTACTCGTCGGACTCACAAGGCTGGAGGCAGACGCCGACACCGGCGCGGCGAAGCGGAGGCAGAGCGGCGTCGCACGGTAAAAGCCTATCGAGTCTCACGTTGTGTCTGAGCCCGCTGGTGCGGCCCAGCCCGAACCGCCACTGGAATCAGAAGGTAGAGCCGCCTGAGACGGCGGTTTCCGCCGACCCAAGGACGACTCCGAAGGCTCACCTCTCCACGGCGGCGTCGTTTTGCAGAAACCGCTCCCGAAAACTCGCTGATTTCGGGAGATACCAATACGATCAAACCTGTTGA